The DNA segment CTCGGGGTCGGCACTGGATGGCCGGTCGCTGGTCGCCGGCGCTGATGCTGAATCGCTTGTGCTTTGTGCCTGGCTGGGAACTGCCCCTGTCTCGATTGTGCCCGGCCGAGAACCGCTCCAAGCCAGTGCGAGCGCAACCGCCAACAGCGCGACTCCAGCCGCCATTACCCAAACAGGAATCCGTCTTGATTTGGCGTTGGAGCAGGGAGTTCGAATCGTGGACTTGGCGGTAAGCGCCGAAGACATCTCGTCCGCACTCTGGAATCGAGCAGACGGCAGCTTGTTCATCGCGATTAGCGCAGCGCACATTGGCAGCGAAGAGGAGGAGCCATCGGGCAAGACCGGATCCTCATGAACAATGCGATACATCACCGATGTCGAATCGATACCCTCACCCGCTCCGAATGGGTTCGACCCTGTCAACATCTCGTAAAGAATTGCTCCAGCTGAAAACACATCCGCGCGCTCATCGGCGGGAAGCCCCCTGACTTGCTCGGGCGCCATGTACCCCGGAGTACCCATGACAGTGCCTTCAAGCGTGTATCGAGTCTGATCTGCAAGACGAGCGATGCCGAAGTCTGCAAGCTTAATGTGACCATCGGTGGTAACGAAGATGTTGTCAGGCTTCACATCACGGTGCACCACGCCACGCTGGTGCGCATAACCCAGAGCATCGAGCAGCTGAAATTCCACGGAGAGCGCAGCCTCCGTTTCGAGGCGATACTCCGCCCTGAGAAGCTCCGCCAGTGTGACACCCTCAATGAGCTCCATGATCATGCCAGGGCGGCCGCCGTAAATGCCTGAGTCAAAGACAGTAACGATACAGGGATGGTTGAGTTTCGCGACGGTCTTGCCCTC comes from the Coriobacteriia bacterium genome and includes:
- a CDS encoding serine/threonine protein kinase, whose amino-acid sequence is MQDSFGPFELRGELGRGAMAVVWRAWDPGLEREVAIKEPVIPQGTPSEVASELASRFVREGKTVAKLNHPCIVTVFDSGIYGGRPGMIMELIEGVTLAELLRAEYRLETEAALSVEFQLLDALGYAHQRGVVHRDVKPDNIFVTTDGHIKLADFGIARLADQTRYTLEGTVMGTPGYMAPEQVRGLPADERADVFSAGAILYEMLTGSNPFGAGEGIDSTSVMYRIVHEDPVLPDGSSSSLPMCAALIAMNKLPSARFQSADEMSSALTAKSTIRTPCSNAKSRRIPVWVMAAGVALLAVALALAWSGSRPGTIETGAVPSQAQSTSDSASAPATSDRPSSADPEADATELLRQWADFLNSGETGLAYLLMTERFRAKTSQQEFDSDMSGMRGWTFEEINVTSSEGNVVRGVVGLTDGSQVIPEGFKAVYERGELLIDELVAIAM